From Micrococcales bacterium, one genomic window encodes:
- a CDS encoding class I SAM-dependent methyltransferase: protein MDAQGWDRRYQESEFVWSLEPNVFVAEHVRDRSPGWAIDLGAGEGRNAVWLAQKGWNVTAVDFSAVGLQKARTMAFEAGVELATVVSDVEACAPPTEVDLVLLS from the coding sequence GTGGATGCGCAGGGATGGGACCGCCGGTATCAGGAGAGCGAGTTCGTCTGGAGTCTCGAGCCCAACGTCTTCGTGGCCGAGCACGTGCGCGACCGTTCGCCCGGCTGGGCCATCGACCTCGGCGCCGGCGAGGGACGCAATGCGGTGTGGCTGGCCCAGAAGGGCTGGAACGTGACAGCCGTCGACTTCTCAGCGGTGGGCCTGCAGAAGGCGCGGACCATGGCCTTTGAAGCCGGGGTCGAACTGGCCACCGTCGTCAGCGACGTCGAGGCCTGCGCGCCGCCGACGGAGGTGGACCTGGTCCTGCTGTCCTAG
- a CDS encoding alpha-D-glucose phosphate-specific phosphoglucomutase, producing the protein MSDPRAGHPAQTDDLVDVARLITAYYTLHPDPDDPGQQVSFGTSGHRGSSFTASFNDDHIAATTQAICEYRAGQGIDGPLLIGRDTHGLSEPAYATALEVLVANDVPVLVDVHDGFVPTPAISHAILTLNGQGRNADGIVVTPSHNPPSDGGFKYNPPDGGPADTAITKWIQDRANDLLRAGLRGVRRVPLSRARAQVSTFDFISDYVDDLPTILDIDAIKSAGVRIGADPLGGASVAYWGAIADRYGLDLTVVNPRTDPQFAFMTLDWDGKIRMDCSSPSAMASLVAAKDQYQVATGNDADSDRHGIVTPDAGLMNPNHYLAVAIDYLVTHRPGWSSAAAVGKTLVSSSMIDKVVAGHGRSLLEVPVGFKWFVPGLRSGEVVFGGEESAGASFLRKDGTTWTTDKDGILLALLASEIIAVTGTSPSQRYAQLADTYGTSHYARIDAPATREQKARLSQLSADQVTATELAGDPITRVLTEAPGNGAAIGGLKVETAQAWFAARPSGTEDVYKIYAESWVGAEHLAQVQGAARDLVTQTLS; encoded by the coding sequence ATGAGCGATCCCCGAGCCGGACACCCCGCCCAGACCGATGATCTCGTCGATGTCGCCCGTCTCATCACGGCCTACTACACGCTGCACCCCGACCCCGACGATCCCGGTCAGCAGGTGAGTTTCGGCACCTCCGGGCACCGCGGGTCCAGCTTCACCGCCAGCTTCAACGACGACCACATCGCCGCGACGACCCAGGCGATCTGCGAGTACCGGGCGGGGCAGGGCATCGACGGCCCGCTGCTCATCGGCCGGGACACCCATGGACTGTCCGAACCCGCCTACGCCACCGCCCTGGAGGTCCTGGTCGCCAACGACGTGCCGGTCCTCGTCGACGTCCACGACGGTTTCGTGCCGACCCCCGCGATCAGCCACGCGATCCTCACGCTCAACGGGCAGGGGCGCAACGCCGACGGCATCGTCGTCACCCCCTCGCACAACCCCCCGAGCGACGGCGGTTTCAAGTACAACCCCCCGGACGGCGGCCCGGCGGACACGGCCATCACCAAGTGGATCCAGGACCGCGCCAACGACCTGTTGCGCGCCGGCCTGCGGGGGGTCCGGCGAGTGCCGCTGTCGCGGGCGCGCGCACAGGTGAGCACCTTCGACTTCATCAGCGACTACGTCGACGACCTGCCCACGATCCTGGACATCGACGCCATCAAGTCAGCGGGGGTGCGCATCGGCGCCGATCCGTTGGGCGGCGCGAGTGTGGCCTACTGGGGGGCCATCGCGGATCGCTACGGCCTCGACCTCACCGTCGTCAACCCCCGCACCGACCCGCAGTTCGCCTTCATGACACTGGACTGGGACGGCAAGATCCGGATGGACTGTTCGTCCCCCTCGGCGATGGCGTCGCTGGTCGCCGCCAAGGATCAGTACCAGGTGGCCACGGGCAACGACGCCGACAGCGATCGCCACGGCATCGTGACGCCCGATGCCGGCCTGATGAACCCCAACCACTACCTCGCGGTGGCCATCGACTACCTCGTGACACATCGCCCCGGCTGGTCCAGCGCCGCTGCCGTGGGCAAGACCCTGGTCAGTTCGTCGATGATCGACAAGGTCGTGGCCGGTCACGGGCGGTCGCTGCTCGAGGTGCCAGTCGGCTTCAAGTGGTTCGTTCCGGGGCTGCGCAGCGGCGAGGTGGTCTTCGGCGGGGAGGAGTCCGCCGGGGCGTCCTTCCTGCGCAAGGACGGCACGACGTGGACCACGGACAAGGACGGCATCCTGCTCGCGCTACTGGCCAGCGAGATCATCGCCGTCACTGGGACCTCACCCAGCCAGCGGTACGCGCAGTTGGCCGACACCTACGGCACAAGCCACTATGCGCGTATCGACGCCCCCGCAACCCGGGAGCAGAAGGCGAGGCTGTCGCAACTCAGCGCCGACCAGGTGACGGCCACCGAACTCGCCGGGGACCCGATCACGCGTGTGCTCACCGAGGCTCCGGGCAACGGGGCGGCGATCGGCGGCCTGAAGGTGGAGACCGCGCAGGCCTGGTTCGCGGCCCGGCCCTCCGGCACGGAGGACGTCTACAAGATCTACGCGGAGAGCTGGGTCGGCGCCGAGCATCTCGCGCAGGTACAGGGCGCCGCCCGTGACCTCGTGACCCAGACGTTGTCATGA
- a CDS encoding SDR family oxidoreductase, translated as MSAIVLGAGPGLGLSLARAYAETHRGVAMVTRRPEVAEELAAQVGGAVGLAADLGDPAAVTAVVREAADRLGAPDLVHYNASVMFEGSPSAVPLEAVERSWRVGCLGAWAALQAAVPLMPEGSAFFVTGGGMALDPWPPASALASAKAALRNLALAAAKELTDIRVAMITIQGVIGSSPELSPDEIARYFLALLEQTDPPVETLLPVR; from the coding sequence ATGAGTGCCATCGTCCTCGGAGCCGGCCCGGGTCTGGGTCTGTCACTGGCACGCGCGTACGCCGAGACCCACCGGGGCGTCGCGATGGTGACCCGTCGGCCGGAGGTTGCGGAGGAACTGGCCGCGCAGGTCGGCGGCGCCGTGGGCCTGGCTGCGGACCTCGGCGATCCCGCCGCCGTCACCGCAGTCGTACGCGAAGCCGCGGACCGGCTCGGCGCACCCGACCTAGTGCACTACAACGCGTCCGTCATGTTCGAGGGCTCGCCGAGTGCGGTCCCGCTCGAGGCGGTCGAGAGGTCATGGCGAGTGGGCTGCCTCGGCGCGTGGGCGGCGCTGCAAGCCGCAGTCCCCCTGATGCCAGAAGGGTCCGCGTTCTTCGTCACCGGCGGCGGAATGGCCCTGGACCCGTGGCCACCCGCCAGTGCTCTGGCCAGCGCGAAGGCCGCGCTGCGCAACCTGGCGCTGGCAGCTGCAAAGGAACTCACCGACATCCGGGTGGCCATGATCACGATCCAGGGCGTGATCGGTTCGAGCCCGGAGTTGTCCCCCGATGAGATCGCCCGGTACTTCCTGGCGTTGCTGGAACAGACCGACCCACCGGTGGAGACGCTGCTGCCGGTGCGTTGA